The segment TATGcggtttttgatttttcgaaaataaagaacaattaacgaaaatatttttgtggttttcaaaaatttttgaaagaacaaaaataacaaataacgaaaatatttttgtggttttcaaaaattttcgaaagaaaaaaaacaaataacgaaaatatttttgtggttttaaaaatttttcgaaagaaaaaaaataacgaAAATTAAAATGTACCAAACTCACGAAAGTTTTTCATTCTAGATGTCGAATGCAAAGCGTGTCGAAGCGCTGAATATGAACAATAACCTCTGAATGATTAACCGTTACCTCTGAATCGACACTTTTCCTCAACACCATCTTTTCATTCTTTCGAAATTAGTCTTGGAACAGAACTTGCTTCTATCATGCCCAAACCTGTTAAAATCCTAACAAATGACTTTTCATCCAAGGGTTTTGTAAAGATATCAGCTAGCTGATTAGTTGTCTtcacaaaatgaatttcgacatttccatcttccacatgatctgtTATGAAATGATAATGAAGTGGAATGTGTTTTGTTTTTTAATGTAATATTGGATTATGACATATGCGTAtcgcactttgtgaatcacagtacaatggaatctttttcatatttattgcataatcacgcaaTTGATTTTGGATCTATATTATTtgagaagtgcaagcagcagccgCAACATACTCTGCTTCAGTAGTTGAAACTGcaacacatgtttgctttttcgacTGCCAACTAACAAGCTTCCCATCCAATAATTGACATCCGCCActtgtactttttcgatcaagattgCAACCTACCAAATCGAAATCTAATAAGGCTTGAATGAAAAAGCctgatttcgaaggataccacaatccaaACAAaattgttcctttgagataacgaaAGATATTTTTCACAGCAGTTaagtgaggttctctgggatttgCTTGACACCTTGCACAATTATAAACAggaaacatgatatcaggtcgacttgcagtaagataaAGCAATGAATCTATCATGCTCCTGTAAAAAGTAAGATCAACAGcaggtttatctaacgaaggtGTAAGCCTTGTTCCAACCGTCATTGGTACTCTTAACTTTGTGCTATTCCTTaatccaaaattttcaagaaaaatcttggtatatttttcttgattgataaaaatgcatTCTCTGCTTTGAAGAATATTTAGCCCCAGAAAAttgttaatttttcccatcatactcatctcaaactgacttttcattaagcTTTTGAATTCACAAGACAAAGCAGGGTCAATAGAgccaaaataatatcatcaacataaatttgaacaagcattagatgatccccaactttctttAGAAATGACGTGGGGTGAACTGATCCTTGATTAAATTTCAATTGATTTAAGAAATTgataagagttgcataccaggctcttggtgcttgttttaactcATAAACAGTTTTATCTAAGATATAACAATGATCAGGATATTCTTCATTTACAAAACCTTGAGGTTGTTCAacgtaaactgtttcttcaagttcgtCGTTGAGAAAaccacatttgacatccatttgatatacatCAAAATCCTTGTGAGCTGTACaggctaaaaatattcgaacagcgtcgagtcttgcgacaggggcaaaggtttcttcataatcgataccATATTGTTGCAAAAAgcctttatgtcacaccccaaaatcggaacggcggaaacgttctggggtggaggacaccatgtacagtatcacaacaaagcatagtagtaaacaagcaacaacatcatccattacattaataatataattgttatacaAGCGTTTTCTGTATAATtcataagacaccaaaatatgaatcaaaataaaagacgtgtCTTGaacacgctccgtcttctcaaaacctggtcgacTGCACCTGTCTAttgataacctgagaatacaagttattttgaaagagtttatcagcatacaAGCTGgttagttcataagcattttagtgtcattgattgtatgaaaatgtttgtaagtgtttggtgtataagtttgtaaatgtacaatgtaaatgtttgtataagtaatttgtatctcctagaaaatcatatattttctactaaaagtagccttctactaagGCATCAAAGATTCGTATgtttgtttgttgtaaaagtgtgtaattttcccaagtgtgactattattaacaaaatatagtttatacattatcgtttatgtgaaaagattacaaagtgaatgcaatgggaaaataacttAGTATTGTAGTTTGTATGTAAAAACTACCTTAAACCACTTATCTTAAAGCCGATGAATTATAAGACAAGGTGAGatttgtaaccatactgattgacggctgtaaaacacgacgatgaaagacgtcaaAATAaaagtgacatttgtcaccccttagcTTGGTCGGtcggggactgtagctaacagtcagggtgcgggatagtctgtcccgtatatatctatacacacaattcccgctctccctccaggagactctggttactaaCATGACCACGGTGGAATCCGCGTCATGTAAAAGGAAATCTCATATTCTAAAGGTTATACTGGTATATGTTCCTTTTGTTTATTTgcaaatgtatatgtaatgtttctcgtaatagtaagttctcttagtttctcattatattatatagttatatagtttctcataatagtatgttctcttagtttctcatcatagtatagttgtatagtttctcataatagtaagtattgactcatgaatgaactgactctttgtatgcttcattAAACTAGAAGAAATGAATAGTAttatcctaaactatacctattatagtttactagtagaattGTTTGTATAACTCAATGTATTGAATTGAGATAAAAGCCtttatgtcttatacatatatacataatatataactaaggatcaaa is part of the Lactuca sativa cultivar Salinas chromosome 7, Lsat_Salinas_v11, whole genome shotgun sequence genome and harbors:
- the LOC111913958 gene encoding uncharacterized mitochondrial protein AtMg00810-like, whose protein sequence is MTVGTRLTPSLDKPAVDLTFYRSMIDSLLYLTASRPDIMFPVYNCARCQANPREPHLTAVKNIFRYLKGTILFGLWYPSKSGFFIQALLDFDLVGCNLDRKSTSGGCQLLDGKLVSWQSKKQTCVAVSTTEAEYVAAAACTSQII